One segment of Atribacterota bacterium DNA contains the following:
- the mnmG gene encoding tRNA uridine-5-carboxymethylaminomethyl(34) synthesis enzyme MnmG yields the protein MREQHYEVIVIGGGHAGCEAAYAASQMGLSTLLVTTSIHHIALMPCNPAIGGPGKGHVVREIDALGGLMGRVTDQCTIHIKKVNTGKGPAVQTLRAQTQRDRYSLIMREFLEASSNLYFFQGEVEEIFVNHEGKVCGIQVRQGTKFFAQAVVVCTGTFLNGVVHIGELHFPAGRQGEFPTQALNRCLKNLGLELGRLNTCTPPRIDRRTVDFTHLEEQKSDTEPLCFSFDGEPHIYQGASVYITRTTAKTCEIIKQNFHRSPLLYSIAESSPVRECPSLEDKVYRFPEREHHLVFLEPEGNTTNEIYAQGIFTSLPEEVQWEIVRSIPGLENAHIMRPGYGIEYDYLLPTQLKASLECKSIAGLFFAGQINGTSGYEEAAGQGIIAGINAGLYVQGKPPLILRRDESYIGVMIDDLVTKGVEEPYRLRTGKVEYRLVIRHSNAHLRLSRYGYEVGTLTWERYKKVQHEQNLIEQEVKRLENVVLPPQSKLNALLAQKGTTPIREPVRASVLLMRPQITYHDLAPFDPGRPFLPPQAIEEVEIEIKYRGYIERQIRQIGEFRKMEEKQIPPDFDFSRIKGLSSEAREKLQKVKPTTLGQASRVAGVTPADIVVLSIVLD from the coding sequence GTGAGGGAACAACACTACGAAGTTATTGTAATCGGTGGTGGTCATGCTGGCTGTGAAGCGGCATATGCCGCTTCACAGATGGGTCTTTCTACTCTTCTTGTAACTACTTCAATCCACCATATTGCCCTCATGCCATGTAATCCTGCTATTGGTGGTCCAGGAAAAGGCCATGTGGTCAGGGAAATCGATGCTTTAGGAGGTCTTATGGGGAGGGTCACTGATCAATGCACCATTCACATTAAAAAAGTAAACACGGGTAAGGGCCCAGCAGTGCAAACTCTTCGAGCCCAGACACAAAGAGACCGTTATAGCCTTATCATGCGGGAGTTCCTCGAAGCAAGTTCTAATCTTTATTTCTTCCAGGGAGAGGTCGAAGAAATCTTCGTTAACCACGAAGGGAAAGTGTGCGGTATCCAAGTTCGGCAAGGAACAAAGTTTTTTGCTCAGGCTGTAGTCGTTTGCACCGGGACATTCCTCAACGGTGTTGTTCATATTGGAGAGCTGCATTTCCCCGCTGGAAGACAGGGAGAATTTCCCACTCAGGCATTAAACCGGTGTTTAAAAAATCTGGGCTTAGAACTCGGCCGTCTCAACACTTGCACCCCACCGCGCATTGACCGTCGGACCGTCGATTTTACTCATCTCGAAGAACAGAAAAGTGATACCGAACCACTCTGCTTTTCTTTTGATGGTGAACCACACATATACCAGGGGGCTTCGGTCTATATTACCCGTACTACCGCAAAAACCTGCGAAATCATCAAACAGAATTTCCATCGTTCACCTCTCCTTTATTCCATCGCTGAAAGCTCACCAGTTCGGGAATGCCCATCGTTAGAAGACAAAGTATATCGATTCCCAGAACGAGAACATCATCTCGTTTTTCTAGAGCCTGAAGGGAACACAACCAATGAAATTTATGCTCAAGGCATTTTTACTTCGCTTCCCGAAGAAGTCCAGTGGGAGATTGTTCGTTCTATTCCGGGATTAGAGAATGCCCACATTATGCGACCTGGATACGGCATCGAGTATGATTATCTTTTGCCCACCCAGCTCAAGGCGTCCTTGGAGTGTAAATCAATCGCTGGTCTTTTTTTTGCCGGACAAATCAACGGCACTTCTGGTTACGAAGAAGCAGCTGGCCAGGGGATTATCGCCGGCATCAACGCCGGTCTTTACGTCCAAGGAAAGCCGCCGCTTATTTTACGCCGTGACGAGAGTTACATCGGGGTTATGATCGATGATCTGGTTACCAAAGGAGTGGAAGAGCCGTACCGACTCCGCACCGGAAAGGTGGAATATCGCCTCGTTATCCGCCACAGCAATGCTCACCTACGTCTTTCTCGATATGGGTACGAAGTAGGAACCCTCACCTGGGAACGATACAAAAAGGTACAGCACGAACAAAATCTGATTGAGCAAGAAGTAAAACGCTTAGAAAATGTGGTGCTTCCTCCTCAAAGTAAACTCAACGCACTTCTTGCACAAAAAGGAACCACCCCAATCAGAGAACCGGTTCGAGCGTCCGTACTTCTCATGCGACCTCAAATTACTTACCATGATCTGGCTCCTTTCGATCCAGGAAGACCTTTTCTCCCACCTCAAGCGATCGAGGAAGTTGAGATCGAAATCAAATACCGTGGATACATTGAGAGACAGATTCGGCAAATTGGGGAATTTCGCAAAATGGAAGAAAAGCAAATTCCACCCGACTTCGATTTTTCCAGGATTAAGGGTCTTTCTTCGGAAGCTCGGGAAAAACTCCAGAAGGTGAAACCCACTACCCTCGGTCAGGCTTCCCGCGTTGCAGGTGTAACCCCTGCCGATATCGTAGTTTTGAGTATTGTCTTAGACTGA
- a CDS encoding glutamine synthetase family protein, producing MDSMEKILQEVKEKGIRFIRLQFVDVLGIPKNVEIPAKKLRVAIEEGVNFDGSSIQGFVRIEESDMKLVPDINTFVTCPWEEEGVASVICDVYKSDGSFFEGCPRSNLKRVIQEVENKGFEFKVGTEAEFFILKHENGRIHASDHGSYFDLLPLDLEESLRRDMVIALEELGLNIEASHHEVAPSQHEIDFEYGNALRIADSIINLKLVVKTLATRKGYVATFMPKPIYGVPGSGMHTHLSLFRNGENAFYDPHRPDGLSGVARGFIAGLLQHAPALTAITNPLVNSYKRLVPGYEAPVYIAWAEKNRSPLVRVPPQRGKGTRAELRNPDPSCNPYLAFACILKAGMDGVERELDPGKPCNSLNLYHMSCEEREEWGIRNLPKTLEEALRELEKDSVVKEALTPHILNYFLEAKQREWQEFQERVHPWEIERYLELY from the coding sequence TTGGATTCGATGGAGAAAATTCTTCAAGAGGTGAAAGAAAAGGGAATCCGGTTTATCCGTCTCCAGTTTGTGGATGTTCTGGGAATTCCCAAAAATGTGGAGATTCCAGCGAAAAAACTTCGGGTTGCCATCGAAGAGGGTGTGAACTTTGATGGGTCTTCCATCCAGGGTTTTGTCCGGATTGAGGAATCAGATATGAAACTTGTACCGGATATCAACACTTTTGTCACCTGTCCCTGGGAAGAAGAAGGCGTTGCCAGTGTCATCTGCGATGTCTATAAGTCGGATGGCAGTTTCTTTGAGGGTTGTCCCAGAAGTAATTTGAAACGAGTCATTCAGGAAGTGGAAAACAAAGGCTTCGAATTTAAGGTTGGGACTGAAGCAGAATTTTTCATTCTCAAACATGAGAACGGGAGAATTCATGCCAGTGACCATGGAAGCTATTTCGACCTTTTGCCCCTTGATCTTGAAGAGAGCTTGCGTCGGGATATGGTTATTGCCTTAGAAGAACTGGGACTGAACATCGAAGCTTCTCATCATGAGGTTGCTCCCTCGCAACATGAGATCGATTTTGAGTATGGTAACGCACTGAGGATTGCCGACAGTATTATTAATTTGAAGCTGGTCGTAAAAACTCTGGCAACCCGAAAAGGGTATGTGGCCACTTTCATGCCCAAACCAATTTATGGGGTGCCAGGTTCGGGTATGCATACTCATCTTTCGCTCTTCAGGAATGGCGAAAATGCGTTTTATGATCCTCACAGACCTGATGGTCTGAGTGGCGTAGCACGTGGTTTCATTGCTGGACTCCTGCAACATGCTCCAGCCCTCACTGCGATTACTAATCCTTTGGTCAATTCTTATAAAAGGTTAGTTCCTGGATACGAAGCGCCGGTGTATATTGCCTGGGCTGAAAAGAATCGCAGTCCTTTGGTTCGGGTTCCACCGCAACGAGGTAAGGGAACTCGGGCTGAACTTCGTAACCCTGACCCCTCATGTAATCCATATCTTGCTTTTGCTTGTATTTTAAAAGCGGGTATGGACGGTGTGGAACGAGAACTGGACCCAGGAAAACCATGTAATAGTCTCAACCTTTACCACATGAGCTGCGAAGAAAGAGAGGAATGGGGAATTCGTAACCTTCCCAAAACTCTGGAGGAGGCTCTGCGGGAACTGGAAAAAGACTCTGTGGTGAAAGAGGCTCTCACTCCTCATATCCTGAACTACTTTTTGGAGGCAAAGCAGCGGGAGTGGCAGGAATTCCAAGAGCGGGTACACCCCTGGGAAATTGAAAGGTATCTCGAACTCTATTAA
- the argH gene encoding argininosuccinate lyase — MKLWGSRMEKELDREVASFSTSIGEDLILYRYDIWGSIAHCLGLERAGLLSSLEAQQIVAGLREVYRLLQEGKIDPSPFEDVHSLVEITLRENIGEVAGKLHTARSRNDQIVLDERLFLREVVAATITQILSLIQVLLGKAETYRFLVMPGYTHLQPAQPVPFAHHLLAYCFMFLRDIERLEDSLKRIDLLPLGAGALAGTSLPIDRFYVASLLAFPTVQENSMDIVADRDFILEFLGNLAILALHLSRLGEEIVLWSTPHFGFITIDDAFTTGSSIMPQKKNPDVAELIRGKSGEIIASFFSLSVAMKALPLTYNRDLQQDKPPLFRAIREVSSVLSIAGKLLIHIFPREDRMKEALREGFLTATDFCEYLVEHGMPFRKAHALVGEIVRKLASEGRTLHELREEDLGEYRNLFSEELQQRLDEETSVERKISFGGASKKEVEREIERCRTFLMQETDKVKLWQDKWWKSFKELVGE, encoded by the coding sequence ATGAAACTGTGGGGAAGTCGAATGGAAAAGGAGCTTGACCGAGAGGTGGCTTCCTTTTCCACCTCTATCGGTGAAGATCTAATCCTGTATCGGTACGACATCTGGGGGAGTATTGCCCATTGCCTGGGTCTGGAAAGAGCTGGTCTCCTCTCCTCTTTGGAGGCACAACAAATTGTTGCAGGACTGCGTGAGGTTTATAGACTCCTTCAGGAAGGGAAGATTGATCCATCTCCCTTTGAAGATGTCCATAGCCTGGTTGAGATAACCTTACGAGAAAACATTGGAGAAGTGGCTGGCAAACTCCATACCGCTCGGAGCCGGAATGACCAGATTGTGCTTGATGAGCGGCTTTTTCTGCGAGAAGTGGTTGCTGCAACCATAACCCAAATTCTCTCCCTCATTCAGGTGCTCCTCGGAAAGGCTGAAACATATCGCTTTCTCGTCATGCCTGGATATACACACCTTCAGCCAGCTCAACCAGTACCCTTTGCACACCACCTTCTGGCGTACTGTTTTATGTTCCTGAGAGATATAGAGAGGTTAGAGGATAGTTTAAAAAGAATTGACCTTTTGCCTTTAGGAGCTGGAGCGCTGGCTGGAACCTCTCTTCCCATTGACCGTTTTTATGTGGCCTCTCTTCTTGCCTTTCCAACGGTACAAGAAAACAGCATGGATATTGTGGCTGATAGGGATTTTATCCTGGAATTTCTGGGGAACCTTGCCATTCTCGCTTTACATCTCTCCCGTCTGGGGGAGGAAATCGTGCTCTGGAGCACTCCTCATTTTGGTTTTATCACTATTGATGACGCGTTTACCACTGGTTCAAGCATCATGCCCCAGAAAAAGAATCCGGATGTTGCTGAGCTCATTCGAGGGAAAAGCGGCGAAATTATTGCTTCGTTTTTCAGTTTGAGTGTCGCCATGAAAGCGCTTCCTCTAACCTATAACCGAGACCTCCAGCAAGATAAACCTCCGCTGTTTCGAGCTATTCGGGAGGTTTCTTCAGTCCTTTCCATTGCAGGAAAACTGTTGATTCATATCTTTCCTCGGGAAGATCGGATGAAAGAAGCCCTCCGGGAGGGCTTCCTCACCGCAACTGATTTTTGCGAATACCTGGTAGAGCACGGTATGCCTTTTCGGAAGGCCCATGCTCTGGTTGGTGAGATTGTCAGAAAGCTCGCTTCAGAGGGAAGAACACTTCACGAACTCAGAGAAGAGGATTTGGGAGAGTATCGTAACCTTTTTAGTGAAGAACTGCAACAACGATTGGATGAAGAGACTTCGGTAGAACGCAAAATCTCTTTTGGCGGTGCTTCAAAGAAAGAGGTGGAAAGAGAAATTGAAAGGTGTAGAACCTTCTTGATGCAGGAAACGGATAAGGTTAAACTCTGGCAAGACAAATGGTGGAAAAGCTTCAAAGAGTTGGTTGGTGAATAG
- a CDS encoding argininosuccinate synthase: MGKNRIVLAYSGGLDTSVAIRWLQEQYDADVYTVTLDLGQGKDVEEVQKKALSIGAKEAFVFDVQEEFLKEYVLPALWAQAIYEKRYPLATALSRPLIARYLVKVAEEKGAMAVAHGCTGKGNDQVRIEVSVVALNPDLKVIAPARIWGLTREQEIEYANANGIPVPATLERPYSIDQNIWGRSIECGVLEDPWVEPPEEVFEWTRNPKEAPDEPAYLEIGFENGVPTLLRGQYYSFFNLVAELNRIGGEHGFGRIDHVENRLVGIKSREVYECPGALILLAAYKDLENLVMPRDVTHFKPYLEERYAQLVYEGLWYSPLKEALDAFMEKIAEQVTGVVRVKLFKGNMTIVGRKSDYSLYDFGLATYDRGDLFDHRASEGFIKLWGLPIRTQSIVHKKAKKGDR, from the coding sequence ATGGGAAAAAATCGGATTGTTTTAGCGTATTCAGGCGGACTGGATACTTCAGTGGCAATTCGGTGGCTCCAGGAGCAATACGATGCTGATGTGTACACGGTGACGCTCGATTTAGGACAGGGTAAAGATGTGGAGGAAGTCCAAAAAAAAGCGTTGAGTATCGGAGCTAAGGAAGCATTTGTTTTTGATGTCCAGGAAGAATTTCTGAAGGAGTACGTGCTTCCTGCCCTCTGGGCACAGGCTATATATGAAAAAAGGTACCCTCTGGCTACAGCGCTCTCCCGACCTCTTATTGCCAGATACCTGGTTAAAGTGGCGGAAGAAAAAGGTGCCATGGCTGTAGCGCACGGATGTACCGGTAAAGGGAACGACCAGGTTCGTATCGAAGTCTCGGTTGTGGCTCTCAACCCTGATCTTAAGGTGATTGCTCCGGCAAGGATTTGGGGTTTAACCAGGGAACAGGAAATTGAGTACGCCAATGCCAATGGCATTCCGGTTCCAGCTACCCTGGAACGTCCTTACAGTATTGACCAGAATATCTGGGGGCGGAGTATTGAATGTGGAGTTTTGGAAGATCCCTGGGTTGAGCCACCGGAAGAGGTTTTTGAGTGGACCAGAAATCCCAAAGAAGCCCCTGATGAACCGGCATATCTTGAAATTGGTTTTGAAAATGGGGTTCCAACCCTTCTTCGGGGACAGTACTATTCATTTTTTAATCTTGTGGCGGAACTCAACCGTATCGGTGGAGAACATGGCTTTGGTAGGATTGATCACGTGGAAAACCGGCTGGTGGGTATTAAATCCAGAGAAGTTTATGAATGCCCTGGAGCTTTGATTCTGCTTGCAGCTTATAAAGATTTGGAGAATTTGGTCATGCCCAGAGATGTAACCCATTTCAAGCCATACCTGGAAGAAAGGTACGCCCAGCTTGTCTACGAGGGTCTTTGGTACTCTCCCCTCAAAGAAGCACTTGATGCCTTTATGGAGAAAATAGCAGAACAGGTTACTGGAGTGGTACGGGTGAAACTCTTTAAAGGTAATATGACCATTGTAGGAAGGAAATCAGATTATTCACTCTATGACTTTGGACTGGCAACCTATGATCGGGGAGATCTTTTCGATCATAGAGCTAGCGAAGGTTTTATCAAGCTCTGGGGGCTCCCTATTCGTACTCAATCCATCGTGCATAAGAAGGCAAAAAAAGGAGACAGGTGA
- a CDS encoding aspartate aminotransferase family protein: MNSQEIIEKEQRYFLNTYNRFPAVFVRGEGVRLFDIEGNEYLDLMAGIAVNILGYGYHPLVEAIKGEVDRLLHTSNLYYNVPQVELAERLAKYSGFSQVFLVNSGAEANEVACKMARFYGRKKHGNRYKFVSFHRSFHGRTLLTLGLTGQEKFHHHLEPFPEGIHHAFLNDLESVKSVLDDEVCGIIVEPVQGEGGIYPCDSAFLHALRVLCDERDFILIFDEVQCGMGRTGKFFAFEHFGVRPDIVTLAKGLGGGLPIGAVLVNEKIVGLTERGEHGSTFGGNPVCARSACVVVDTVSDEGFLEEVRSKGEFFAKHLKDLQQEFPKWVSDIRVVGLMTGLEIPGQAKALAQKMFERKVLVNACNDDTVRFLPPLVIGEEDLKMGIHILREVLREMEK; the protein is encoded by the coding sequence ATGAACTCTCAGGAAATTATCGAAAAGGAACAGCGATATTTTCTTAACACCTATAACCGTTTCCCAGCGGTTTTTGTACGTGGTGAGGGAGTTCGTCTTTTCGATATCGAGGGAAATGAATACCTTGACCTAATGGCCGGTATCGCTGTGAATATCTTGGGATATGGTTATCATCCTCTCGTTGAAGCAATTAAGGGAGAGGTTGACCGCCTTCTACATACTTCTAATCTTTATTATAACGTACCCCAGGTGGAACTGGCCGAGCGGTTGGCGAAGTACTCTGGATTCTCCCAGGTATTCTTGGTCAACAGTGGAGCCGAAGCCAATGAAGTGGCGTGCAAAATGGCTCGTTTCTACGGGCGGAAAAAACATGGAAACCGCTATAAATTTGTTTCCTTTCATCGTTCCTTTCACGGAAGGACCCTGCTCACTTTGGGGCTCACTGGTCAGGAGAAATTTCACCACCATCTGGAACCATTCCCCGAGGGGATACACCATGCGTTTCTGAACGACCTGGAAAGTGTAAAAAGCGTGCTTGATGACGAAGTGTGTGGAATCATCGTTGAACCTGTTCAGGGTGAAGGAGGTATCTATCCTTGTGATAGTGCTTTTTTGCATGCTCTTAGAGTTCTGTGTGATGAACGGGATTTCATTTTGATTTTTGATGAAGTACAATGTGGAATGGGGAGAACGGGGAAGTTCTTTGCCTTTGAACATTTTGGAGTACGGCCGGATATTGTGACGCTGGCTAAGGGGCTGGGTGGAGGATTACCCATTGGGGCAGTTCTGGTGAACGAAAAAATTGTGGGTCTCACCGAGCGGGGAGAGCATGGCAGTACTTTTGGAGGAAACCCCGTCTGTGCCCGCTCAGCCTGCGTGGTGGTTGATACGGTGAGTGACGAGGGTTTCCTTGAGGAGGTGCGAAGTAAAGGTGAGTTTTTTGCCAAACACCTGAAGGACCTCCAGCAGGAGTTCCCCAAATGGGTGAGTGATATACGGGTTGTTGGTCTTATGACCGGACTTGAAATTCCCGGGCAGGCAAAAGCACTTGCCCAAAAAATGTTTGAGAGAAAAGTCTTGGTCAATGCCTGTAACGATGACACGGTGAGATTTCTCCCTCCTCTGGTCATTGGCGAGGAAGACCTGAAAATGGGAATTCATATTTTGCGGGAAGTGCTCCGAGAAATGGAAAAATAG
- the argB gene encoding acetylglutamate kinase has translation MRVVIKVSGKVLHPGEEVFPRVISQLFSQGVKLVIVHGGGPQITLMMEKLGRKPQFVNGLRVTTPEDMEITEMVLSGLLNKMMVGMFLREGVPACGISGKDGFLVTAEKYCADVDLGCVGEVKSIHPKLVELLWEGGFLPVISPVSVNTRGESLNVNADWVAAKLAQTLSVDKFIFFSDVPGVLSDPDDRHSLVEVLTLKEMDALLAEGRIRGGMIPKLTMLKEVLQGGVKEVFIGEGKEIKNLVSFLSGGPMRGTRIIP, from the coding sequence ATGCGGGTGGTTATCAAAGTGAGTGGAAAAGTGCTCCATCCCGGAGAAGAGGTCTTTCCTCGAGTCATATCACAGCTTTTCTCGCAAGGAGTGAAACTGGTCATTGTCCATGGCGGTGGTCCCCAGATTACTTTGATGATGGAGAAGCTGGGTCGAAAGCCCCAGTTTGTGAACGGTTTACGGGTAACGACTCCTGAAGACATGGAAATCACCGAAATGGTCTTAAGTGGACTTCTCAACAAGATGATGGTAGGTATGTTCCTGCGGGAGGGAGTCCCCGCTTGTGGAATTAGTGGAAAAGATGGTTTTCTCGTCACAGCTGAAAAATACTGCGCAGATGTGGATCTCGGATGTGTAGGAGAAGTGAAAAGTATTCACCCTAAACTAGTAGAACTCCTCTGGGAAGGGGGTTTTTTGCCGGTGATTTCACCGGTCTCGGTCAATACCCGGGGGGAAAGCCTCAATGTGAATGCAGATTGGGTTGCAGCAAAACTGGCTCAAACCCTCTCGGTGGATAAATTTATTTTCTTTTCGGATGTTCCCGGAGTGCTGAGCGATCCAGATGACCGGCATTCACTTGTTGAAGTACTTACCCTGAAAGAGATGGATGCTCTTTTAGCAGAGGGACGAATTAGGGGGGGCATGATTCCTAAATTGACCATGTTGAAAGAGGTTCTTCAAGGTGGTGTGAAAGAGGTTTTTATTGGTGAAGGGAAAGAAATAAAGAACCTCGTTTCTTTTCTTTCTGGAGGACCGATGCGTGGGACACGAATTATCCCGTAA
- the argJ gene encoding bifunctional glutamate N-acetyltransferase/amino-acid acetyltransferase ArgJ produces MKERRFEILEGGLDAVQGFSSLGICCGIKKEKNDLAVILSEVPAVAAGVFTQNLVKAAPVLVTGTHLREMGKIQLVIVNSGVANACTGEKGQQDALEVVRIGASYFGIGDPRLVAVASTGVIGEFLPIGKIEKGLLTLRGLLPHHKSGKEAARAIMTTDTFPKERTVAFSWKGKTACLAGIAKGSGMIRPRLATMLAFLVTDAALEKEDLQCLLKEAVDVSFNRVTVDGDTSTNDTVLLLANGKSGMPLLQRGSEGFELFQEALFFVCQELAKDLARDGEGATKFVEIVVKGARNQREAEQCAFTVAESPLVKTAFFGEDPNWGRIMAALGRSGVEIQPERIEVAINGVKFVEKGMRADLFTRQMLQDTMKSKELQVVIDLHLGGAMFNVWTCDLSFDYVKINSHYS; encoded by the coding sequence ATGAAAGAAAGGCGTTTCGAGATTCTTGAAGGAGGATTGGATGCCGTTCAGGGATTCAGTTCTTTGGGGATATGTTGTGGAATTAAAAAGGAGAAAAATGATTTGGCAGTGATCCTTTCCGAAGTTCCAGCTGTTGCTGCAGGGGTTTTTACACAGAATCTGGTGAAAGCTGCACCAGTTCTTGTGACCGGCACTCACCTTCGAGAAATGGGGAAAATACAGCTTGTTATCGTAAATAGTGGAGTGGCCAACGCTTGTACGGGTGAAAAAGGACAACAGGATGCTTTAGAAGTGGTTCGGATTGGAGCCTCATACTTTGGAATTGGCGACCCGCGTCTTGTTGCAGTGGCTTCGACCGGGGTGATTGGGGAGTTCTTACCCATAGGAAAAATAGAAAAAGGACTTCTCACCTTACGGGGATTGCTTCCCCACCATAAATCTGGAAAGGAAGCTGCCCGAGCGATCATGACTACCGATACATTCCCCAAGGAACGGACTGTGGCTTTTTCCTGGAAAGGGAAAACGGCGTGCCTTGCTGGTATCGCCAAAGGGTCAGGGATGATTCGGCCCAGATTAGCTACCATGCTTGCTTTTCTCGTTACCGATGCCGCGCTGGAAAAGGAAGATTTGCAGTGCCTTCTTAAGGAAGCGGTGGATGTGAGCTTCAATCGTGTTACTGTGGACGGTGATACCAGCACCAATGATACAGTTTTACTCTTGGCGAATGGGAAAAGTGGGATGCCTCTTTTACAAAGAGGAAGCGAGGGCTTTGAGCTTTTTCAGGAAGCACTCTTTTTTGTCTGTCAAGAACTGGCTAAGGACCTTGCCCGGGATGGTGAGGGCGCAACCAAATTTGTTGAAATTGTGGTAAAAGGAGCAAGAAACCAGAGGGAAGCCGAGCAGTGCGCTTTTACTGTGGCTGAATCACCACTGGTTAAAACGGCTTTCTTCGGTGAGGACCCAAATTGGGGTAGGATAATGGCTGCACTTGGGCGCAGTGGTGTAGAAATCCAACCAGAGCGGATTGAAGTTGCCATTAATGGAGTCAAGTTTGTCGAGAAAGGGATGAGGGCCGATCTTTTTACCCGCCAGATGCTTCAGGATACCATGAAATCAAAGGAGCTTCAGGTGGTGATCGACCTTCACTTAGGAGGAGCCATGTTCAATGTCTGGACTTGTGATCTCTCTTTTGACTATGTAAAAATAAATAGCCATTATAGTTGA
- the argC gene encoding N-acetyl-gamma-glutamyl-phosphate reductase yields MIRAGIIGATGYTGLELLRILENHPGVRLEWVTSESYAGVELEEYCPALRRRIHCTLRKQELAEWAREVDVVFLALPHGLAMDYVPFLLEATRVIDLGADFRIQNIDIYEKHYHLEHRAKSLVNEAVYGIPEIYRSTIRTAMLIANPGCYPTSVIIPLYPFLREGIRFRSVVIDSKSGVSGAGKKATEDVHFCEVDENFKAYKVGEHRHQPEIEEKLGQWGEIESLTFVPHLLPLKRGILSTIYLDLIDDVGEETLWITWQKYFAEEPWVRILPRGKFPELKWVLGSNFIDMSLKKLGKGKVVVISAIDNLTKGASGQAVQNMNVMFGLNEKTGLPVTVLYP; encoded by the coding sequence ATGATCCGAGCTGGCATCATTGGTGCGACTGGTTATACAGGTCTTGAGCTTTTACGCATTTTGGAAAATCATCCCGGAGTTCGCCTTGAGTGGGTAACGAGTGAGAGTTATGCTGGAGTGGAACTTGAAGAGTACTGTCCCGCTTTGCGTAGAAGGATACATTGCACTCTTCGTAAACAGGAACTTGCCGAGTGGGCACGGGAAGTTGACGTCGTGTTTCTTGCGCTTCCTCATGGTTTAGCCATGGATTACGTACCTTTTCTTCTCGAAGCAACCCGAGTGATTGACCTGGGGGCTGATTTCAGGATTCAAAATATCGACATCTATGAAAAACACTACCATCTGGAACACCGGGCAAAGTCTCTGGTGAATGAGGCTGTATATGGTATTCCAGAAATTTACCGTTCAACCATCCGCACGGCTATGCTCATAGCCAATCCAGGTTGCTATCCGACTTCGGTCATCATTCCTTTGTACCCCTTCCTGCGTGAAGGTATCCGGTTTCGGTCGGTGGTGATCGACAGCAAATCAGGCGTTTCTGGGGCCGGAAAAAAGGCTACAGAGGATGTCCATTTCTGTGAAGTGGATGAAAATTTTAAGGCCTATAAGGTTGGTGAACACCGCCATCAACCGGAAATAGAGGAGAAGTTAGGTCAGTGGGGTGAGATAGAGAGCTTGACCTTTGTACCTCATCTTTTACCTCTGAAAAGGGGAATCCTGAGCACAATTTACCTTGATCTTATAGACGACGTCGGGGAAGAAACCCTGTGGATAACATGGCAAAAATACTTTGCCGAAGAACCATGGGTACGGATTCTTCCTCGGGGAAAATTTCCAGAGCTGAAATGGGTTCTGGGGTCAAACTTTATTGACATGAGCTTAAAAAAGCTTGGTAAAGGAAAAGTCGTGGTTATTTCTGCCATTGATAACCTTACCAAAGGAGCTTCGGGACAAGCGGTACAGAATATGAACGTAATGTTTGGGCTTAACGAAAAAACGGGACTTCCAGTGACGGTTCTCTATCCATAG